Proteins co-encoded in one Burkholderia ambifaria AMMD genomic window:
- a CDS encoding HpcH/HpaI aldolase family protein — MSTLTNSLKQRLHDGDEPLYGLWLSLGCDSAAEALAHAGYDWLCIDMEHAPNDSRDVASQLRALAAAHLPSEPVVRVPGREPWLVKRALDAGARTLMFPCIETADEAAHAVRLTRFPSPDSPDGLRGVAGMVRAAAFGMRRDYLQTANAQIAVIVQIESARGIDEVERIAATPGVDCLYVGPADLAASLGHLGDSRHPDVETAMARVLAAGKQAGVAVGIFASDTAIARQYREAGYRMITLSADVTWLLRATRQALQEVRS; from the coding sequence ATGAGCACGCTCACCAATTCCCTCAAACAACGTCTGCACGACGGAGACGAGCCGCTGTACGGCCTGTGGCTGTCGCTCGGCTGCGATTCGGCGGCTGAAGCGCTCGCGCACGCCGGCTACGACTGGCTCTGCATCGACATGGAGCATGCGCCGAACGACAGCCGGGACGTCGCGTCGCAACTGCGCGCGCTGGCCGCCGCGCACCTGCCGAGCGAGCCCGTCGTGCGGGTGCCGGGGCGCGAGCCGTGGCTCGTGAAGCGCGCGCTCGACGCCGGCGCGCGCACGCTGATGTTCCCGTGCATCGAGACGGCCGACGAGGCCGCGCACGCGGTGCGGCTCACGCGCTTCCCGTCGCCGGATTCACCGGACGGGCTGCGCGGCGTGGCCGGCATGGTGCGCGCGGCGGCGTTCGGCATGCGCCGCGATTACCTGCAGACGGCGAACGCCCAGATCGCGGTGATCGTGCAGATCGAATCGGCGCGCGGCATCGACGAAGTCGAGCGGATCGCCGCGACGCCGGGCGTCGACTGCCTGTATGTCGGCCCGGCCGATCTGGCGGCGAGCCTCGGGCATCTCGGCGACAGCCGCCACCCGGATGTCGAGACCGCGATGGCGCGCGTGCTCGCGGCCGGCAAGCAGGCCGGCGTCGCGGTCGGCATCTTCGCGAGCGATACGGCCATCGCGCGCCAGTATCGCGAGGCCGGCTACCGGATGATCACGCTGTCGGCCGACGTGACCTGGCTGCTGCGCGCGACGCGCCAGGCGCTGCAGGAGGTGCGGTCATGA
- the rodA gene encoding rod shape-determining protein RodA, whose protein sequence is MQFDKRAWLDKIKQMFAGFDRPLALIVFLLLCVGIVTLYSAAIDMPGRVEDQLRNILLTFVLMWVIANIPPTTLMRFAVPLYTFGVALLIAVALFGMTKKGAKRWLNVGVVIQPSEILKIATPLMLAWYYQRREGGLRWYDFVVAFGILLVPVGLIAKQPDLGTGLLVFAAGLFVIYLAGLSFKLIVPVLVAGVIAVGSIAVFEDRICQPEVQWPLMHDYQKHRVCTLLDPTSDPLGKGFHTIQAVIAIGSGGALGKGYLKGTQAHLEFIPEKHTDFIFAVFSEEWGLAGGLVLLTLYMALIARGLYIAAQGATLFGRLLAGSLTLAFFVYAFVNIGMVSGVLPVVGVPLPFMSYGGTALATLGVAIGMIMSVGRQRRLMKS, encoded by the coding sequence ATGCAATTCGACAAGCGCGCCTGGCTCGACAAGATCAAGCAGATGTTCGCGGGTTTCGACCGCCCGCTCGCCCTCATCGTGTTCCTGCTGCTGTGCGTCGGCATCGTCACGCTGTACAGCGCGGCGATCGACATGCCGGGCCGCGTCGAGGACCAATTGCGCAACATCCTGCTGACGTTCGTGCTGATGTGGGTGATCGCCAACATCCCGCCGACGACGCTGATGCGCTTCGCGGTCCCGCTATACACGTTCGGGGTCGCGCTGCTAATCGCGGTCGCGCTGTTCGGGATGACCAAGAAAGGCGCGAAGCGCTGGCTGAACGTCGGCGTCGTGATCCAGCCGTCCGAAATCCTCAAGATCGCGACACCGCTGATGCTCGCGTGGTACTACCAGCGCCGCGAAGGCGGGCTGCGCTGGTACGACTTCGTCGTCGCGTTCGGGATCCTGCTCGTGCCGGTCGGCCTGATCGCGAAGCAGCCCGACCTCGGCACCGGCCTGCTCGTGTTCGCGGCCGGCCTCTTCGTGATCTACCTCGCCGGCCTGTCGTTCAAGCTGATCGTGCCGGTGCTGGTCGCGGGCGTGATCGCGGTCGGCTCGATCGCCGTGTTCGAGGATCGCATCTGCCAGCCCGAAGTGCAGTGGCCGCTGATGCACGACTACCAGAAGCACCGCGTGTGCACGCTGCTCGACCCGACCTCCGACCCGCTCGGCAAGGGCTTCCACACGATCCAGGCCGTGATCGCGATCGGCTCGGGCGGCGCACTCGGCAAGGGCTACCTGAAGGGCACGCAGGCCCACCTCGAATTCATTCCGGAGAAGCACACCGACTTCATCTTCGCGGTGTTCTCGGAAGAATGGGGGCTCGCCGGCGGCCTCGTGCTGCTGACGCTGTACATGGCGCTGATCGCGCGCGGGCTCTACATCGCCGCGCAGGGCGCGACGCTGTTCGGCCGGCTGCTCGCGGGCTCGCTCACGCTCGCGTTCTTCGTCTACGCGTTCGTCAACATCGGGATGGTGAGCGGCGTGCTGCCCGTCGTCGGCGTGCCGTTGCCGTTCATGAGCTATGGCGGCACCGCGCTGGCGACGCTCGGCGTCGCGATCGGGATGATCATGAGCGTCGGGCGACAGCGGCGGTTGATGAAGAGCTGA
- the htpX gene encoding zinc metalloprotease HtpX, translated as MFNWVKTAMLMAGITALFIVIGGMIGGTRGMTIALLFALAMNFFSYWFSDKMVLRMYNAQEVDENTAPQFYRMVRELATRANLPMPRVYLINEDAPNAFATGRNPEHAAVAATTGILRVLSEREMRGVMAHELAHVKHRDILISTITATMAGAISALANFAMFFGGRDENGRPANPIAGIAVALLAPIAGALIQMAISRAREFEADRGGAQISGDPQSLATALDKIHRYAAGIPFQAAEAHPATAQMMIMNPLHGGGLQNLFSTHPATEERIARLMEMARTGRFD; from the coding sequence ATGTTCAATTGGGTCAAAACGGCGATGCTGATGGCCGGGATCACGGCCCTGTTCATCGTGATCGGCGGCATGATCGGCGGCACCCGCGGCATGACGATCGCGCTGCTGTTCGCGCTCGCCATGAATTTCTTCTCGTACTGGTTCTCCGACAAGATGGTGCTGCGCATGTACAACGCGCAGGAAGTCGACGAGAACACGGCGCCGCAGTTCTACCGGATGGTGCGCGAGCTTGCCACGCGCGCGAACCTGCCGATGCCGCGCGTCTACCTGATCAACGAGGATGCGCCGAACGCGTTCGCCACGGGCCGCAACCCGGAGCACGCGGCGGTGGCCGCGACGACGGGCATCCTGCGCGTGCTGTCCGAGCGCGAGATGCGCGGCGTGATGGCGCACGAGCTTGCGCACGTGAAGCACCGCGACATCCTGATCTCGACGATCACCGCGACGATGGCAGGCGCGATCTCGGCGCTGGCCAACTTCGCGATGTTCTTCGGCGGCCGCGATGAAAACGGCCGTCCGGCCAACCCCATCGCGGGGATTGCGGTCGCGCTGCTCGCGCCGATTGCCGGCGCGCTGATCCAGATGGCGATCTCGCGGGCGCGCGAATTCGAGGCCGATCGCGGCGGCGCGCAGATCTCCGGCGATCCGCAGTCGCTCGCCACCGCGCTCGACAAGATCCATCGCTATGCGGCGGGCATCCCGTTCCAGGCGGCCGAAGCGCATCCGGCCACCGCGCAGATGATGATCATGAACCCGCTGCACGGCGGCGGCCTGCAGAACCTGTTCTCCACGCACCCGGCGACCGAGGAGCGCATCGCGCGCCTGATGGAGATGGCGCGCACCGGCCGCTTCGACTAA
- the queE gene encoding 7-carboxy-7-deazaguanine synthase, whose amino-acid sequence MTYAVKEIFYTLQGEGANAGRPAVFCRFAGCNLWSGREEDRAEAVCRFCDTDFVGTDGENGGKFKDAEALVATIAGLWPDGEAHRFVVCTGGEPMLQLDQPLVDALHAAGFEIAIETNGSLPVLETIDWICVSPKADAPLVVTKGNELKVVIPQDNQRLADYAKLDFEYFLVQPMDGPSRDLNTKLAIDWCKRHPQWRLSMQTHKYLNIP is encoded by the coding sequence ATGACTTACGCGGTCAAGGAAATTTTCTACACGTTGCAGGGCGAGGGCGCGAACGCGGGCCGTCCGGCCGTGTTCTGCCGGTTCGCCGGCTGCAATCTGTGGTCGGGCCGCGAAGAGGATCGTGCGGAGGCCGTGTGCCGCTTCTGCGATACGGACTTCGTCGGCACCGACGGCGAGAACGGCGGCAAGTTCAAGGACGCCGAAGCGCTCGTCGCGACGATCGCCGGCCTGTGGCCCGACGGCGAAGCGCATCGCTTCGTCGTCTGCACGGGCGGCGAGCCGATGCTGCAGCTCGACCAGCCGCTCGTCGACGCGCTGCACGCGGCGGGCTTCGAAATCGCGATCGAGACCAACGGCTCGCTGCCGGTGCTCGAGACGATCGACTGGATCTGCGTGAGCCCGAAGGCCGACGCGCCGCTCGTCGTCACGAAGGGCAACGAGCTGAAGGTCGTGATCCCGCAGGACAACCAGCGGCTTGCCGACTACGCGAAGCTCGATTTCGAGTATTTTCTCGTGCAGCCGATGGACGGCCCGTCGCGCGATCTCAACACGAAGCTCGCGATCGACTGGTGCAAGCGGCATCCGCAGTGGCGGCTGTCGATGCAGACCCACAAATACCTGAACATTCCCTGA
- the queD gene encoding 6-carboxytetrahydropterin synthase QueD: MLITRKLEFDAGHRIPDHRSQCRNLHGHRYVLEVTLRGDLVDTEGAPDRGMVMDFADVKALAVEHLVNKWDHAFLVYARDEVVRSFLEQMADHKTVVLDRIPTVENLAAIAFDILANVYDAHYGVNLRLERVRLYETPNCWADVERDPAR; encoded by the coding sequence GTGCTGATTACCCGAAAACTCGAATTCGACGCGGGCCACCGCATTCCCGATCACCGCAGCCAGTGCCGGAACCTGCACGGTCATCGCTACGTGCTCGAAGTCACGCTGCGCGGCGATCTCGTCGATACCGAGGGGGCGCCGGACCGCGGCATGGTGATGGATTTCGCCGACGTGAAGGCGCTCGCGGTCGAGCATCTCGTCAACAAGTGGGATCACGCGTTCCTGGTCTACGCGCGCGACGAAGTCGTGCGCTCGTTCCTCGAGCAGATGGCCGACCACAAGACGGTCGTGCTCGACCGGATCCCGACGGTCGAGAACCTCGCGGCGATCGCGTTCGACATCCTCGCGAACGTGTACGACGCGCACTACGGCGTGAACCTGCGGCTGGAGCGCGTGCGCCTGTACGAAACGCCGAACTGCTGGGCCGACGTCGAGCGCGATCCCGCCCGCTGA
- a CDS encoding DUF4390 domain-containing protein, which produces MTIKHLFPLRLAAVLLVALALCLTVVRPARAAESIAVQRASLQADGSGWSLDARFDFELNPNLEDAVNKGIPLYFTTDFELSRARWYWFDEQPVSVSQTIRLSFQPLTREYRVSTGGLQLGFPSLKDALAVVRHITSWHVIDRNQVRAGETYMASVRMQLDTALMPKPFQVDAVNNRDWTLGSDWKRFNFTVTERAK; this is translated from the coding sequence GTGACGATCAAACACCTTTTTCCACTTCGGCTTGCGGCCGTCCTGCTGGTCGCATTGGCGCTGTGCCTGACTGTCGTTCGGCCGGCGCGCGCCGCCGAGTCGATCGCTGTGCAGCGCGCCTCGCTGCAGGCTGACGGAAGCGGCTGGAGCCTCGATGCCCGCTTCGATTTCGAGCTGAACCCGAACCTCGAGGATGCCGTCAACAAAGGCATCCCGCTGTACTTCACGACCGACTTCGAACTGAGCCGCGCGCGCTGGTACTGGTTCGACGAGCAGCCGGTGTCGGTGTCGCAGACGATCCGCCTGTCGTTCCAGCCGCTCACGCGCGAGTACCGCGTGTCGACGGGCGGGCTGCAACTCGGCTTCCCGTCGCTGAAGGACGCGCTCGCGGTCGTCCGGCACATCACGTCGTGGCACGTGATCGATCGCAACCAGGTGCGGGCCGGCGAAACCTACATGGCCTCGGTGCGCATGCAGCTCGATACGGCGCTGATGCCGAAGCCGTTCCAGGTCGACGCGGTGAACAACCGCGACTGGACGCTCGGCTCGGACTGGAAGCGCTTCAACTTCACGGTGACCGAACGTGCTAAATAA
- a CDS encoding tetratricopeptide repeat protein, translated as MNDDDDDGAGTGRARRATGVRGRIGAMLGLWVVCIAASAQNAPHAKPDPAHETQAAVAAYNAGDYRAALVQFHDAAERGDRLAQFNYAMMLLTGVGVTAKVDEGLRWLKRAADANMSHAQYVYGRMFDDGEFVARNPAEAHRWFLRAAKQGHVQAALSLANQFLDGRGTPRDNRQAFAWYKQAADAGEPTAQYVTASFYERGGDGVTQNLNIARAYYAAAAAQGDETAELKFKELSARLKTQEPASGAGADHASPRATPQ; from the coding sequence ATGAACGACGACGACGACGACGGCGCCGGGACGGGACGCGCGCGGCGCGCGACCGGTGTACGTGGGCGGATCGGTGCGATGCTCGGGCTGTGGGTCGTGTGCATCGCGGCGTCGGCGCAGAATGCGCCGCACGCGAAACCGGATCCGGCACACGAGACGCAAGCGGCGGTGGCCGCCTACAACGCCGGCGACTATCGCGCGGCGCTGGTGCAGTTCCACGACGCAGCCGAACGCGGCGACCGGCTCGCGCAGTTCAATTACGCGATGATGCTGCTCACCGGCGTCGGCGTGACCGCGAAAGTCGACGAAGGGCTGCGCTGGCTGAAGCGGGCGGCCGACGCGAACATGTCGCACGCGCAGTACGTGTACGGACGGATGTTCGACGACGGCGAATTCGTCGCGCGCAATCCGGCCGAAGCGCACCGCTGGTTCCTGCGTGCGGCGAAGCAGGGGCACGTGCAGGCCGCGCTGTCGCTCGCGAACCAGTTCCTCGACGGGCGCGGTACGCCGCGCGACAACCGGCAGGCGTTCGCGTGGTACAAGCAGGCGGCCGACGCGGGCGAGCCGACCGCGCAGTACGTGACCGCGTCGTTCTACGAGCGCGGCGGCGACGGCGTCACGCAGAACCTGAACATCGCGCGCGCGTACTATGCGGCCGCGGCCGCGCAGGGCGACGAGACGGCCGAGCTGAAATTCAAGGAGCTGAGCGCGCGACTGAAGACGCAGGAGCCGGCATCGGGCGCCGGTGCAGACCACGCAAGCCCACGCGCGACGCCGCAATGA
- the esaR gene encoding response regulator transcription factor EsaR, with translation MATILVVDDEMGIRELLSEILSDEGHVVEAAENAQAAREYRLNQAPDLVLLDIWMPDTDGVTLLKEWAAQGLLTMPVIMMSGHATIDTAVEATKIGALDFLEKPIALQKLLKSVEHGLVRGAAPVSVNAAAKAGVGQASGPAAVASAAALPTLGDDMAAALGLAGQTAAIPFDIPLREARDAFERAYFEYHLARENGSMTRVAEKTGLERTHLYRKLKQLGVELGKKPSEGAA, from the coding sequence ATGGCAACCATCCTGGTGGTAGATGATGAAATGGGCATCCGGGAATTGCTCTCGGAAATCCTCAGCGATGAAGGACATGTCGTCGAGGCGGCGGAGAACGCGCAGGCCGCGCGGGAATACCGTCTGAATCAGGCGCCCGATCTCGTGCTGCTCGATATCTGGATGCCCGATACCGACGGCGTCACGCTGCTCAAGGAATGGGCGGCGCAGGGCCTGTTGACGATGCCCGTGATCATGATGTCCGGGCACGCGACGATCGACACGGCCGTCGAGGCAACAAAGATCGGCGCGCTCGATTTCCTCGAGAAGCCGATCGCGCTGCAGAAGCTGCTGAAGTCAGTCGAGCACGGTCTCGTGCGCGGCGCGGCACCGGTGTCCGTCAACGCGGCGGCGAAGGCCGGCGTCGGGCAGGCTTCGGGCCCGGCGGCGGTCGCGTCCGCGGCCGCGCTGCCGACGCTCGGCGACGACATGGCCGCGGCGCTCGGTCTCGCAGGCCAGACGGCCGCGATTCCGTTCGACATCCCGTTGCGCGAAGCGCGCGATGCGTTCGAGCGCGCGTACTTCGAATATCACCTCGCGCGCGAGAACGGCAGCATGACGCGCGTCGCGGAGAAGACGGGCCTCGAGCGCACGCACCTGTATCGCAAGCTCAAGCAGCTGGGCGTCGAGCTCGGCAAGAAGCCGTCGGAAGGCGCCGCGTAA
- the esaS gene encoding sensor histidine kinase EsaS (Enhanced Sensitivity to Antibiotics Sensor), translated as MLNKVRRAASGKSLLVRVIVATVALTALLLLVLLAAASANTEFFDRYYSWLYAMNIIVALVFLLVVLGLIGMIVVRLRKGKFGTRLLAKLAVFFALVGVVPGGIIYIVSYQFVSRSIESWFDVNVETALTAGLNLGRGMLDASLSDLQTKARLMSDQLASVDANTNGTTLTLLRLRDQFGVQDATIVEPSRGGSGAAPDLHIVAQASGNFAVLIPDDLPTPLMLSQAREHGAYAAIEGEVDGDPRAHGAKGALRLRVVRPIPDATTSLLQPAERFLQLTQPVPPTLAHNADAVQRAYREYQEKALGRTGLRKMYIGTLTLALFLATFIAMMLALALGQQLARPLFLLAQGTKEITEGDYTPKREIKSRDELGFLTQSFNAMTRQLSEARLAVEKNRIALEHSKTYLESILANLTAGVFVLDRQFRLTTANRGAERIFRQPFSAMIGTALDRIDVVAEFGAMVRKAFADREAASDGASGDRGHWQQQFAVEVPGESDPLTLLVRGTRLVSTVEGEADDPQTSGYVVVFDDISDVISAQRSVAWGEVARRLAHEIKNPLTPIQLSAERLQMKLSDKLAPPDADVLKRGATMIVNQVAAMKRMVDDFREYARTPPAVLGNLQLNELASEVLGLYGVGEGKSPIVAELAPSLPVIRGDATQLRQVIHNLLQNAQDSVAEVAQPRVLIETKTVEYGDPDAEGKTRVAVRLTVSDNGPGFPARILTRAFEPYVTTKAKGTGLGLAMVKKIVDEHGARIDLRNRMHGETVEGAQVSILFLQMASDTPGAEPGAQVGTAPAKTKASVQTKAA; from the coding sequence GTGCTAAATAAAGTGCGCCGCGCGGCCAGCGGGAAGAGCCTCCTCGTTCGCGTCATCGTAGCGACCGTCGCGCTTACCGCGCTGCTGCTGCTCGTGCTGCTCGCGGCCGCGAGCGCGAACACCGAGTTCTTCGATCGCTACTACTCGTGGCTGTACGCGATGAACATCATCGTCGCGCTCGTGTTCCTGCTGGTGGTGCTCGGGCTGATCGGGATGATCGTCGTGCGCCTGCGGAAGGGCAAGTTCGGCACGCGGCTGCTCGCGAAGCTCGCGGTCTTCTTCGCGCTCGTCGGCGTGGTGCCGGGCGGGATCATCTACATCGTGTCGTACCAGTTCGTGTCGCGCAGCATCGAGTCGTGGTTCGACGTGAACGTCGAGACCGCGCTGACGGCCGGCCTGAACCTCGGCCGCGGAATGCTCGACGCGTCGCTGTCCGACCTGCAGACGAAGGCGCGCCTGATGTCCGACCAGCTCGCGAGCGTCGATGCGAACACCAACGGCACGACGCTCACGCTCTTGCGCCTGCGCGATCAGTTCGGCGTGCAGGACGCGACCATCGTCGAGCCGAGCCGCGGCGGCTCGGGTGCGGCGCCCGACCTGCACATCGTTGCGCAGGCATCGGGCAATTTCGCCGTGCTGATTCCGGACGACCTGCCGACGCCACTGATGCTGAGCCAGGCGCGCGAGCATGGCGCGTACGCGGCGATCGAGGGCGAAGTCGACGGCGACCCGCGCGCACACGGCGCGAAGGGCGCGTTGCGGCTGCGCGTCGTGCGGCCGATCCCCGACGCGACGACGTCGCTGCTGCAGCCGGCGGAGCGTTTCCTGCAGCTCACGCAGCCGGTGCCGCCCACGCTCGCGCACAACGCCGACGCGGTGCAGCGCGCGTATCGCGAGTACCAGGAAAAAGCGCTCGGCCGCACCGGGCTGCGCAAGATGTACATCGGCACGCTGACGCTCGCGCTGTTCCTCGCGACCTTCATCGCGATGATGCTCGCGCTCGCGCTCGGCCAGCAGCTCGCGCGGCCGCTGTTCCTGCTCGCGCAGGGCACGAAGGAGATCACCGAAGGCGACTACACGCCGAAGCGCGAGATCAAGTCGCGCGACGAGCTCGGTTTCCTCACGCAGTCGTTCAACGCGATGACGCGCCAGCTGTCCGAGGCGCGGCTCGCGGTCGAGAAGAACCGGATCGCGCTCGAGCACTCGAAAACATATCTCGAAAGCATCCTCGCGAACCTGACCGCCGGCGTGTTCGTGCTCGACCGCCAGTTCCGGCTGACGACGGCCAACCGCGGCGCCGAGCGGATCTTCCGGCAGCCGTTCAGCGCGATGATCGGCACGGCGCTCGACCGGATCGACGTCGTGGCGGAATTCGGCGCGATGGTGCGCAAGGCATTCGCCGATCGCGAGGCGGCTTCCGACGGCGCGAGCGGCGATCGCGGCCACTGGCAGCAGCAGTTCGCGGTCGAGGTGCCGGGCGAATCCGATCCGCTGACCTTGCTCGTGCGCGGCACGCGCCTCGTGTCGACGGTCGAGGGGGAGGCCGACGATCCGCAGACGTCCGGCTACGTGGTCGTGTTCGACGACATCTCCGACGTGATTTCCGCGCAGCGTTCGGTCGCATGGGGCGAGGTCGCGCGGCGGCTCGCGCACGAGATCAAGAACCCGCTGACGCCGATCCAGCTGTCGGCCGAGCGGCTGCAGATGAAGCTGTCCGACAAGCTCGCGCCGCCCGATGCGGACGTGCTCAAGCGCGGCGCGACGATGATCGTCAATCAGGTGGCCGCGATGAAGCGGATGGTCGACGACTTTCGCGAATATGCGCGCACGCCGCCGGCGGTGCTCGGCAACCTGCAGTTGAACGAACTGGCGAGCGAGGTGCTCGGGCTGTATGGTGTCGGCGAAGGCAAGAGCCCGATCGTCGCCGAACTCGCGCCGTCGCTGCCGGTGATTCGCGGCGACGCGACGCAACTGCGCCAGGTGATCCACAACCTGCTGCAGAATGCGCAGGATTCGGTGGCGGAAGTCGCGCAACCGCGTGTGTTGATCGAAACCAAGACAGTAGAATATGGCGATCCCGACGCCGAGGGCAAAACGCGCGTCGCGGTACGTCTTACCGTGTCCGACAACGGGCCCGGTTTTCCGGCACGCATCCTGACCCGTGCGTTCGAGCCTTACGTGACGACAAAGGCGAAGGGCACGGGGCTCGGATTGGCCATGGTCAAGAAGATCGTCGACGAGCACGGCGCGCGGATCGATCTGCGCAATCGCATGCACGGCGAGACCGTCGAGGGTGCGCAGGTGTCGATCCTGTTCCTGCAGATGGCGAGCGATACGCCAGGCGCCGAACCCGGCGCGCAGGTCGGGACGGCCCCCGCTAAGACAAAAGCAAGTGTGCAGACAAAGGCAGCGTAA
- the rsmB gene encoding 16S rRNA (cytosine(967)-C(5))-methyltransferase RsmB gives MTRTRSSAPSSSGRPARLSALRLAPDSLGFALDAAAQAVDAVRRGTALPAALAAVFAQMPADAQALARGATQDVAYRTMRRLGSADWLIGRLVSKAPPAHVQAVLAAALALLLDPEETAAYPAFTIVDQAVTVIGARREFAFAKGLVNAVLRRFQRERDALVAALRDDPVARWNYRPWWIDAVKRAWPDAWQAILAAGERQGPLTLRVNARRASVDAYLDTLRANGIDATAIGRHAVRLASALPVDRIPGFADGVVSVQDAGAQLAAEWLGARDGMRVLDACAAPGGKTGHILELAGAEVVALESDATRAARIGENLARLSLTADVRVGDAGAPDAWYDGRPFDRILADVPCSASGIVRRHPDIRWLRREADIAALVAEQRRILTALWPLVKPGGELLYVTCSIFPEEGELQARWFEAACEDAVRLDAPGQLLPGGVPAGAAGARDQTTDHDGFFYARFQKR, from the coding sequence ATGACACGAACCCGTTCCTCTGCTCCGTCTTCCTCCGGCCGCCCCGCGCGCCTGTCCGCGCTGCGTCTCGCGCCCGATTCGCTCGGCTTCGCGCTCGACGCGGCCGCGCAGGCAGTCGATGCGGTGCGGCGCGGCACCGCGCTGCCGGCGGCACTGGCCGCGGTGTTCGCGCAGATGCCGGCCGACGCGCAGGCGCTGGCGCGCGGCGCGACGCAGGACGTCGCTTACCGGACGATGCGGCGCCTCGGCAGCGCGGACTGGCTGATCGGCCGGCTCGTCAGCAAGGCGCCGCCCGCGCACGTGCAGGCGGTACTCGCCGCCGCGCTCGCGCTGCTGCTCGATCCGGAGGAGACGGCCGCGTATCCGGCGTTCACGATCGTCGACCAGGCCGTGACCGTGATCGGCGCGCGGCGCGAATTCGCGTTCGCGAAGGGGCTGGTGAACGCGGTGCTGCGCCGTTTCCAGCGTGAGCGCGACGCGCTCGTCGCGGCGCTGCGGGACGATCCGGTCGCCCGCTGGAACTACCGTCCGTGGTGGATCGATGCGGTGAAGCGCGCGTGGCCGGACGCATGGCAGGCGATCCTCGCCGCCGGCGAGCGCCAGGGGCCGCTGACGCTGCGCGTGAACGCGCGCCGTGCGAGCGTCGACGCGTATCTCGACACGCTGCGCGCGAACGGGATCGACGCGACCGCGATCGGCCGCCATGCGGTGCGGCTCGCATCGGCGCTGCCGGTCGATCGCATTCCGGGCTTCGCGGACGGCGTCGTGTCGGTGCAGGATGCCGGCGCGCAGCTCGCCGCCGAATGGCTCGGCGCGCGTGACGGCATGCGCGTGCTCGACGCATGCGCGGCACCGGGCGGCAAGACCGGTCATATCCTCGAGCTGGCCGGCGCGGAGGTCGTTGCGCTCGAAAGCGACGCGACCCGTGCGGCGCGCATCGGCGAGAACCTCGCGCGCCTGTCGCTCACGGCGGACGTGCGCGTCGGCGATGCCGGCGCGCCGGATGCGTGGTACGACGGCAGGCCGTTCGACCGCATCCTCGCCGACGTGCCGTGCTCGGCGTCAGGCATCGTGCGCCGTCATCCCGACATCCGCTGGCTGCGCCGCGAAGCCGACATCGCGGCGCTCGTCGCGGAACAGCGCCGCATCCTGACGGCGTTGTGGCCGCTCGTGAAGCCGGGCGGCGAACTGCTCTACGTGACGTGTTCGATCTTCCCCGAGGAGGGCGAATTGCAGGCCCGCTGGTTTGAAGCGGCCTGTGAAGATGCGGTACGATTGGACGCGCCCGGCCAACTGCTGCCCGGCGGCGTGCCCGCCGGAGCGGCCGGCGCACGCGACCAGACCACCGATCACGACGGATTTTTCTACGCGCGGTTTCAGAAACGGTGA
- the queC gene encoding 7-cyano-7-deazaguanine synthase QueC encodes MIRTDAKDGALVLFSGGQDSATCVAWALERYQTVETLGFDYGQRHRVELECREGVRDALKHRFPAWAGRLGDDHMIDLSVLGAISDTAMTRTIEIETTANGLPNTFVPGRNLLFMTIAAAIAYRRGLRVLVGGMCETDFSGYPDCRDDTMKALQVALNLGMDTRIVLETPLMWLDKAQTWQLAEQLGGDALVELIRVETHTCYVGERAELHDWGFGCGECPACKLRKRGYEAYLKGERVTEAPL; translated from the coding sequence GTGATTCGGACAGACGCTAAAGACGGCGCGCTCGTGCTGTTTTCCGGCGGGCAGGACTCGGCCACGTGCGTGGCCTGGGCCCTGGAACGCTATCAGACGGTCGAGACGCTCGGCTTCGATTACGGCCAGCGCCACCGCGTCGAACTCGAATGTCGCGAAGGCGTGCGCGACGCGCTGAAGCATCGGTTTCCCGCCTGGGCCGGCCGCCTCGGCGACGATCACATGATCGACCTGTCGGTGCTCGGCGCGATCAGCGATACCGCGATGACGCGCACGATCGAGATCGAGACCACGGCGAATGGCTTGCCGAACACGTTCGTGCCGGGCCGCAACCTGCTGTTCATGACGATCGCGGCCGCGATCGCCTATCGCCGCGGGCTGCGCGTGCTGGTCGGCGGGATGTGCGAGACCGATTTCTCGGGCTACCCCGACTGCCGCGACGACACGATGAAGGCGCTGCAGGTCGCGCTGAACCTCGGGATGGACACGCGCATCGTGCTCGAGACGCCGCTGATGTGGCTCGACAAGGCGCAGACCTGGCAGCTCGCCGAACAGCTCGGCGGCGATGCGCTCGTCGAGCTGATCCGCGTCGAGACGCACACGTGCTACGTGGGCGAGCGCGCGGAACTGCACGACTGGGGCTTCGGCTGCGGCGAATGCCCGGCCTGCAAGCTGCGCAAGCGCGGCTACGAGGCCTACCTGAAGGGCGAGCGGGTGACCGAAGCGCCGCTGTGA